The nucleotide sequence GACCTCAGCCAGGAGCTTCCGGTGCTTCTCGCCGACCAGGAGTGGTTGGCGGCCTTGCGCGTCCTGCCATCGGTGGACTCGACCAACGAGGTCCTCAAGCGCTGGGCGGCCGAGGGCGCCGAGGAGTGGAGCGTGGTGGTGGCCGAGGAGCAGGCCAGCGGCCGGGCCGCGGGAGGCAGGCGCTGGTATTCGCCCAGCGGCGGCGGCCTCTGGCTCTCGGCCCTGCTCCGCCCCGGAGTCCAACGGGGCGAAGCCGGCATCCTGACCCTGGCGGCGGCCGTCGCCGCCGCCGAGGCGGTCGAGGAGCAGGCAGGGCTGGCCCCGCAGATCGTCTGGCCGGGCGAACTGCAACTGTCGGGGAGGACCTTCGGCGGGGTCTTCGTCGAGATCTCCTACCAGGGTCACCGCCCCTCCGTGG is from Bacillota bacterium and encodes:
- a CDS encoding biotin--[acetyl-CoA-carboxylase] ligase — encoded protein: MAVLLKDDLSQELPVLLADQEWLAALRVLPSVDSTNEVLKRWAAEGAEEWSVVVAEEQASGRAAGGRRWYSPSGGGLWLSALLRPGVQRGEAGILTLAAAVAAAEAVEEQAGLAPQIVWPGELQLSGRTFGGVFVEISYQGHRPSVAVVGVGMDVNLTALDLPPAVRLPTTSLVRALGRPVPRAELGRTLLVRLHERVEELRAGRLAAVLAAYVARAGGLGGEVTLVQGARRTEGRLMAIRADGGIELVLADGQLLVAHSGRLSLDRVRRER